Sequence from the Janthinobacterium lividum genome:
CCGCGCAGGACCAGGCAGGCAACCGGTGTGAACGTGAACAACTGCGCCAGCAAGATGCCCTGTACGCCATAGATCCAGCGCCCGGGCACGATGCCGAACCAGCTTTCCAGCAGGGTGTTGAACAGCCCGGAACGGCCAAACAGCAGGATGAATGCCAGGCCGACCACGAAAGGCGGGGCGATCAGCGGCAGGACCGACAGCCATTGCACCACGCGCGCCAGCGGTCCGCGCACGCGGGCCATCTGCAGCGCCAGCGCGAAGCCGACAAGCGTACACAGCAGTGCAGACACGGCGGCGATGAACAGCGTGGTCCAGACCGTGCCGCAGCGTCCCGCGCCGGTCAGGCAGGCGCCGCTCCACAGATAGCCGCTGTAGAGCAGTCGCAGCGGCGCGGTCCAGGCATGCCCGCCACGGCCATCATCGAATGCATGCGAGAGCATGGCGGCGGTCGGCACCAGCGTAAACACCCCTACGAGCAGGCTGATCGACAATACCGTGCCGGCCACGAACGCGTCGCCGCCGAAATAGCCGCGCTGGCTCAGGCCCAGCGCCAGGCAGGACAGCAGACTGGCCGCGCACGCCAGCTGGCCAGGCCCCATGCTGGCCCCGCTGGCGGCAAAAGCGCACAGGCCAAGCCACAGCAAGCCGGCAGCGCCCGCCAACAGCAGTGCCACGGCGGGCGGACGACGACGCCACGCGGCCCAGCCCAGCAGCAATGGCAGCAGCAGCGACGGCAGCGCGCCGCCATCACGCGACTGCAACAGCAGCACCGCGCCGGCCATGCTGGCCGGCTCGCCCAACAGCAAGGCCGGGGGTAGCAGCCAGCGTCCATCGGACTGCGCATGCCAGGGCAACAGACAGGCACCTAGCAGACCGAGCAGAACCCAGTACCAGCAGGACGCAATGCGGTGCCGGCCGGCGCCGCCGGCCGTGGCGCTCGCCGTGTTCACATCAGAAACAGCCATGGCGCGATATCCTGTCATTGGGCACTGGCAACATCTTTATTCCAGCGTCCCAGCAGCAAGGCATGCTGTTCGCGGGAGCCGAATTTGGCGTAGTCGTAGTCGAGGAACTTCGCCTTGGCCAGGTCCGGCATCCCGGGTGGCAGCTTGATGCCACGGTTGGCTGGCAGTGGATACTGCCTGAGCGAATATGGCAGGGCCTGCGCCTCCGCCCCCAGGGCCCAGTCATAGAACAGCCTGGCATTTGCCAGGTTGCGCGCATTGCGCAGGATCGCCATGGAGCCCGCCTCGGCCCCCGTGCCCTCGCAGGGCAGCGTATAGGCGACGGGAAAGCCGTTTTCGCGTTCCGTCATGACGCCATGCAGCATCGCCACGCCGATGCTGGCCTCGCCGCGCGCGACAGCCTTCAGCGGACCGGCACCGCTGCGCGAATAGCTGGTGACCGAAGGATGCAGCTGCTGCAGGTAGCGAAAGGCGCCGTCTTCGCCGAACAGTTGGGCCATCGTGGCCAGCATCATGTAGGCAGTGCCTGACGAGGCGGGATTGGAAAGTTCGATCTCCCCCTTGTAGATGGGGTCGACCAGGTTCCGCCAGCACTGCGGCGGCGCGAGTTTTTTCTTCTTCAGCAATTCGGTGTTATACGCCAGCACCATCACGGCGCGGTACACGCCGACGCTGCGGTAGGCCGACTGCTCCGCCTGGATCAGGGACCAGGCGGCCAGCTGCGCGAGCTGCGGCGAGCGGTAGGTTTCCAGCAAGCCGTCCTGCGCCGCCTGCAGGAAGGAATCGCCTGAGCCGCCCCACCACAGGTCGCCCTTCGGATTGCGGGCCTCGCCCTTAATCTGCGCATACAGCTCGCCGGTGGGCTTTTGCACCACGCTCACCTTGACGCCGTGGCGCGCGCCGAAACCATTCGCCAGCGCCTGGCACATGGCCGCGTCCGGGTAGGCGCAATACAGGTTCAGTTGCCCTGCCGCCTGCGCGACCGCCGGCAGCG
This genomic interval carries:
- a CDS encoding ABC transporter substrate-binding protein, with the translated sequence MIFPNLAVSRAARLRRVLGAAAVALAACMAWALPAVAQAAGQLNLYCAYPDAAMCQALANGFGARHGVKVSVVQKPTGELYAQIKGEARNPKGDLWWGGSGDSFLQAAQDGLLETYRSPQLAQLAAWSLIQAEQSAYRSVGVYRAVMVLAYNTELLKKKKLAPPQCWRNLVDPIYKGEIELSNPASSGTAYMMLATMAQLFGEDGAFRYLQQLHPSVTSYSRSGAGPLKAVARGEASIGVAMLHGVMTERENGFPVAYTLPCEGTGAEAGSMAILRNARNLANARLFYDWALGAEAQALPYSLRQYPLPANRGIKLPPGMPDLAKAKFLDYDYAKFGSREQHALLLGRWNKDVASAQ